The DNA segment CGACCTCACCGCCGCCCGGGCCCACAACATCCTCCCCACGATCAACCGCGCGGAAACGATCTACCTCTACGCCGACAAGGGCTACGTCGGCGGCGAGAGCGATCTGCTCCTCGTGCCCCGTAAGAAGCCCGCGAACGGCGAACTTTCCGACGGCCTCAAGGAGAGCAACCGCGTCCTCGCGGCCACCCGCGCACCCGGCGAACGCGGCTTCGCGGTCCTGAAGAACTGGCGCGTGCTCAGCCGTTTCCGCGGCTG comes from the Parafrankia discariae genome and includes:
- a CDS encoding transposase family protein codes for the protein DLTAARAHNILPTINRAETIYLYADKGYVGGESDLLLVPRKKPANGELSDGLKESNRVLAATRAPGERGFAVLKNWRVLSRFRG